Proteins encoded by one window of Lathyrus oleraceus cultivar Zhongwan6 chromosome 1, CAAS_Psat_ZW6_1.0, whole genome shotgun sequence:
- the LOC127098299 gene encoding uncharacterized protein LOC127098299 — protein sequence MRSKKEIEFLELKQGNMIVVEYAAKFEELVKFCPLYNNVSAEGSKCIKFENILRLEIKQGIGYQYISLFLMLVNKCKIYDEHSRARSAHYKSLSEKKWKKRNYGKLYSAPAGKGKHKASDKKRLSGGEAPASIKCFKCAVAGHCVNDYKSSKKRSFKCGKTGHLMADCKSSSLTCFNCGERCNISTHCQKPNKVQSGGKVFALTRSETTSTGILI from the coding sequence ATGCGCAgtaagaaagaaattgagttcctCGAGCTAAAGCAGGGAAATATGATAGTTGttgagtatgctgctaagttcgAAGAACTGGTGAAGTTTTGTCCACTCTATAATAATGTGTCAGCTGAAGGGTCTAAGTGTATCAAGTTTGAAAACATATTACGTCTAGAGATCAAGCAAGGTATTGGGTATCAATACATTAGCTTATTTCTTATGTTGGTGAATAAGTGCAAGATTTATGATGAGCATAGCAGAGCCCGGTCTGCTCACTATAAGAGTCTTAGTGAGAAAAAATGGAAGAAGCGGAATTATGGAAAACTATATAGTGCTCCAGCTGGCAAAGGGAAGCATAAGGCTTCAGATAAGAAAAGGCTAAGTGGTGGAGAGGCTCCCGCTTCTATCAAGTGCTTTAAGTGTGCGGTCGCGGGTCATTGTGTCAATGACTACAAAAGTTCTAAGAAGAGAAGCTTCAAGTGTGGGAAGACTGGACATCTTATGGCTGATTGTAAGAGTAGCTCGCTaacttgcttcaactgtggagaacGATGTAACATTAGTACTCATTGCCAGAAACCCAATAAGGTTCAGTCTGGAGGAAAGGTTTTTGCTTTGACTAGGTCAGAGACTACTAGCACAGGCATATTGATTTGA